The following coding sequences are from one Candidatus Eisenbacteria bacterium window:
- a CDS encoding CoA transferase, protein MKLLSGIRVLDLTNVLSGPFASLHLALLGAEVIKIENPTDGDLARKLGCVPEYNRMLMGTSFLAQNANKKSATLNLKDPQGKEVFKRLVKTADVVVENFRPDVMARLGLSYKALSEINPRLIFCAISGFGADGPDAMKPAYDQIIQGLSGEMAINGDERLNPLRAGFPVCDTVGGLNAAFAIMAALYHREKTGEGQFIDVALLDSIMPLMGWVAANLLIGGQQPILMGNDNFTAAPSGVFRTKDGYINIAANKQEQWESVADALGVPELKTDPRFQERDNRKKNRKELTPLLEVKLTQRETDYWVSELNKNDVPAGAILSLEAALNQEQVKHREAIKSVHCVGIGDVKLFNLTAKFGKTPGGIDTPPPRLSEHTEEVLKGIGYTDDDIRRFRDSKVI, encoded by the coding sequence TATCCGGAATCCGTGTTCTTGACCTGACAAATGTTTTGTCCGGCCCCTTTGCATCATTGCATCTGGCACTTCTCGGAGCAGAAGTAATCAAGATTGAGAATCCGACTGATGGAGACCTGGCACGGAAGCTTGGCTGCGTCCCTGAATATAACCGTATGCTGATGGGAACGAGTTTCCTTGCACAAAACGCCAACAAGAAATCTGCCACCCTGAACCTGAAAGACCCGCAGGGCAAGGAAGTTTTCAAGCGGCTTGTGAAGACTGCCGACGTTGTGGTCGAGAATTTCAGGCCTGATGTGATGGCTCGTCTGGGACTTTCGTACAAGGCGCTCAGCGAAATCAATCCCCGGCTCATCTTTTGTGCAATCTCCGGGTTTGGCGCAGACGGGCCCGATGCCATGAAACCCGCGTATGATCAGATCATCCAGGGATTGAGCGGTGAGATGGCGATAAATGGCGATGAAAGATTGAACCCGCTGCGTGCCGGCTTTCCGGTATGTGACACTGTCGGCGGATTGAATGCCGCATTCGCAATCATGGCCGCGCTCTATCATCGAGAGAAAACGGGGGAAGGACAGTTTATCGATGTTGCGCTCCTCGACTCGATAATGCCGCTCATGGGTTGGGTTGCGGCGAATCTTCTGATCGGGGGCCAGCAGCCTATCCTGATGGGGAATGACAACTTTACCGCGGCGCCTTCCGGAGTCTTCAGGACCAAAGACGGTTACATCAACATTGCAGCCAACAAGCAGGAGCAATGGGAATCGGTTGCGGACGCGCTCGGTGTGCCCGAACTTAAGACAGACCCCCGCTTCCAGGAGAGAGACAATAGAAAAAAGAACCGCAAAGAGCTTACGCCGCTGCTTGAAGTCAAGTTGACGCAGCGGGAAACAGATTACTGGGTTAGTGAGCTGAACAAGAACGATGTCCCGGCTGGCGCCATCCTGAGTCTGGAAGCCGCATTGAATCAGGAGCAAGTCAAACATCGTGAAGCAATCAAGTCAGTTCACTGCGTAGGCATTGGCGATGTGAAGCTCTTTAATCTTACGGCGAAGTTCGGCAAGACTCCCGGCGGTATTGATACGCCGCCGCCGAGACTCTCCGAACATACTGAAGAAGTGCTCAAAGGCATTGGGTACACCGACGACGATATTAGGAGGTTTCGCGATAGCAAAGTCATTTGA
- a CDS encoding 3-isopropylmalate dehydratase large subunit translates to MGMTLVEKLLAKATKQPVVKPGDVLEPGVDLAMSHENAALVINQFVEIYKGTGIEPKVWAPSKIAIIFDHRVPAESSKTATNQKKIRDFVGKQGITKFHDIRGDAGGICHQILVENGYVVPGLIVVGTDSHTTSHGALGAFAFGIGATEMASVWTLGSVLNVEVPGTIKVNANGKLPLHVYPKDLILYLIGKLTAEGANFMVLEFHGDTIKKMSTSGRLTLSNMSVESGATSGLIPPDEETLRYLKEEAGVNFRGELMKPDSDAKYDRVIEVDASNLVPQIACPNAVDNVKPITDVLNVKLNQIVIGSCTNGRLDDLESAAKILKGKKISKDVRMLVFPATWRIYKEALRRGYLADLMDAGAVIMNPNCGCCLGVHQGALADGDVALSTTNRNFKGRMGNPNSEVYLCSAAVAAASAISGVITDPRGVK, encoded by the coding sequence ATGGGAATGACACTTGTCGAGAAGTTGCTGGCAAAAGCAACGAAGCAGCCGGTTGTGAAACCTGGTGATGTTCTGGAGCCGGGAGTTGACCTTGCGATGTCGCACGAGAATGCGGCCCTGGTAATCAACCAATTCGTTGAAATCTACAAAGGCACTGGAATCGAGCCCAAAGTGTGGGCCCCATCGAAGATTGCCATCATCTTCGACCACCGTGTGCCTGCCGAAAGCTCCAAGACTGCCACTAACCAGAAAAAGATACGCGACTTTGTAGGGAAGCAAGGCATCACAAAGTTCCACGATATCCGTGGCGATGCTGGCGGAATTTGCCATCAGATTCTGGTTGAGAACGGTTACGTAGTCCCTGGCTTGATTGTTGTCGGAACCGATAGTCACACCACAAGTCATGGCGCGCTCGGTGCTTTTGCCTTCGGCATTGGTGCAACGGAAATGGCGAGCGTGTGGACGCTTGGGTCGGTTCTTAACGTTGAGGTTCCGGGCACAATAAAGGTGAACGCCAACGGAAAACTCCCTCTTCACGTCTATCCGAAAGATCTGATTCTATATCTGATTGGGAAACTGACCGCCGAGGGAGCAAACTTCATGGTGCTGGAGTTTCATGGCGATACGATAAAGAAGATGAGCACCTCCGGGCGGCTAACGCTCTCAAATATGTCGGTGGAATCCGGCGCAACATCCGGGCTCATCCCGCCGGACGAGGAAACGCTCCGTTACCTCAAAGAGGAAGCCGGTGTCAATTTCAGGGGCGAGTTGATGAAACCTGATTCCGATGCAAAGTACGATCGTGTGATCGAAGTTGATGCATCAAATCTTGTCCCGCAGATAGCGTGTCCCAATGCCGTTGATAATGTGAAACCAATCACTGATGTGCTGAACGTGAAGTTGAACCAGATTGTCATCGGCTCGTGCACAAACGGCCGCCTGGATGACCTGGAATCAGCCGCAAAGATATTGAAGGGAAAGAAAATCTCCAAAGATGTCCGCATGCTGGTCTTTCCGGCGACGTGGAGAATCTACAAGGAGGCGCTCAGGCGCGGCTACCTGGCTGACTTGATGGATGCTGGCGCTGTCATCATGAATCCGAATTGCGGCTGCTGCCTCGGCGTTCATCAGGGAGCTCTCGCAGACGGCGATGTTGCACTTTCCACAACTAACAGAAACTTCAAAGGCAGGATGGGCAATCCAAATTCCGAGGTCTATCTTTGCTCAGCGGCAGTTGCCGCCGCCAGCGCCATTTCCGGCGTCATTACTGATCCAAGAGGAGTGAAGTAA
- the leuD gene encoding 3-isopropylmalate dehydratase small subunit (catalyzes the isomerization between 2-isopropylmalate and 3-isopropylmalate in leucine biosynthesis) has translation MPGHTSKVAAVLADNISTDIIYPGRFMATVLPTETPQYAFADNAELNKRLKNKEIPPNSVVVAGANFGCGSSREQAASTLKGYELVIVARGFARIFFQNAVNLGLRTIVCPAIEASEGDKLEILPDKIVNATKGKSFPTEPLPKARQAIVDAGGLIPFTRKRLLEKSSKH, from the coding sequence ATGCCTGGTCACACATCAAAAGTCGCTGCAGTACTCGCGGACAATATATCCACTGACATCATCTATCCAGGCCGTTTCATGGCAACTGTGCTTCCAACCGAAACGCCTCAATATGCATTTGCCGACAATGCTGAATTGAACAAGCGGCTGAAGAACAAGGAAATCCCGCCAAACAGCGTAGTCGTTGCCGGCGCCAATTTCGGCTGCGGTTCATCCCGTGAGCAGGCAGCTTCAACGCTCAAGGGGTATGAGCTGGTAATCGTGGCCAGAGGATTCGCCAGGATATTCTTTCAGAATGCTGTCAACCTCGGCTTACGGACGATTGTGTGCCCGGCGATCGAAGCATCAGAGGGAGATAAGCTGGAAATCCTGCCGGACAAAATCGTGAACGCAACAAAAGGAAAATCATTCCCGACTGAGCCATTGCCGAAAGCCCGGCAGGCTATTGTCGATGCCGGCGGATTGATCCCATTTACCAGAAAGCGGCTGCTAGAAAAGTCTTCCAAGCACTAA